The proteins below come from a single Pichia kudriavzevii chromosome 2, complete sequence genomic window:
- a CDS encoding uncharacterized protein (PKUD0B11670; similar to Saccharomyces cerevisiae YER180C-A (SLO1); ancestral locus Anc_8.253), translating to MSSEKNIVEKPINTHNSQNTRDDAGRTSPSLESLRDDVQHLVDLVVLRKKACDDTENETRFLREYVESFISMENTDH from the coding sequence ATGTCtagtgaaaaaaacattgtCGAAAAACCAATAAACACACATAACTCTCAGAACACAAGGGATGATGCCGGACGCACATCGCCATCTCTCGAATCTCTTCGTGATGATGTCCAACACCTTGTTGATCTTGTTGTTTTACGAAAGAAGGCATGTGATGatactgaaaatgaaactAGGTTTTTGCGAGAGTACGTAGAGTCGTTCATCTCCATGGAGAACACAGATCACTGA
- a CDS encoding uncharacterized protein (PKUD0B11660; similar to Saccharomyces cerevisiae YDR106W (ARP10); ancestral locus Anc_8.251) yields MSLTATSKNVVLLLGSRSIKIGYEGAHHPLGTFSVHNFAEPQNYKTEALYRDHSMDWSKIVCNNTETVTQNHMKNDLDCFQYLFYPDLSVYDSLDKFRSDLKIHLRKILTKIFYKVGIPTINTKVILAIDVLFPKIYIETTTDLLIKHFLMRAIVIVPTPLMVTLASGSSSGLVIDIGWSVTKINVVYDNRLLENFSKITNRAGRMIHYQLLSVLESRNYDLSKITFKDIEHAIMELSSITDNESRLVSCGPYFLHANLLTNAIKTVLVPEENTLCESDDRYIEDLAIELIEQLPIDLKNIIAKRTIITGGFSNIKGFNQMIIGRIVSLNRNLESIDTIGAWCGASLYSTFLKQLKKKNHLWEIRKEE; encoded by the coding sequence ATGAGTTTAACAGCTACTAGCAAAAATGTGGTACTACTACTTGGGTCTAGAAGTATAAAAATAGGCTATGAAGGTGCACACCATCCGCTTGGAACTTTCAGTGTCCACAATTTTGCCGAACCTCAGAATTATAAAACAGAAGCTCTCTACAGAGATCATTCAATGGATTGGTCAAAAATAGTATGCAATAATACCGAGACGGTTACACAGAATCATATGAAAAATGATTTGGATTGCTTTCAGTACCTATTCTACCCGGACTTATCAGTATATGATAGTCTTGACAAATTCAGAtcagatttgaaaatacaCTTACGGAAAATATTAACTAAAATTTTTTACAAAGTTGGGATACCCACTATAAATACAAAGGTTATACTTGCCATTGATGTGCTTTTTCCGAAGATATACATCGAAACAACCACTGATCTGCTGATTAAGCATTTTTTGATGCGTGCAATAGTAATTGTGCCTACACCATTGATGGTCACGTTAGCCTCAGGTTCTTCATCAGGTTTGGTTATTGACATAGGATGGTCAGTTACCAAAATAAATGTTGTTTATGACAATCGGCTActtgaaaacttttcaaaaattacGAATCGTGCAGGCAGAATGATCCATTATCAACTGTTAAGTGTTTTAGAGTCACGGAACTACGATTTATCCAAGATTACTTTTAAGGACATCGAGCATGCAATAATGGAATTATCGTCTATAACAGACAACGAGAGTAGGCTTGTTAGCTGTGGCCCTTATTTTCTGCATGCTAACTTATTAACAAATGCCATAAAGACCGTGTTGGTTCCCGAAGAAAACACATTATGTGAAAGTGACGACCGATATATTGAGGATTTGGCTATAGAATTAATTGAGCAATTGCCGATTGACCTGAAGAATATAATAGCGAAAAGAACTATAATAACTGGTGGTTTCTCTAATATTAAGGGTTTCAATCAAATGATCATAGGTAGGATCGTATCGCTTAACAGAAATTTGGAAAGCATTGACACAATCGGAGCTTGGTGTGGAGCAAGCTTGTATTCCACTTTTTTGAAACagttaaagaaaaagaaccaTTTGTGGGAAATAAGAAAGGAGGAATAG
- a CDS encoding uncharacterized protein (PKUD0B11690; similar to Saccharomyces cerevisiae YML124C (TUB3) and YML085C (TUB1); ancestral locus Anc_8.859) — translation MREVISVNVGQAGCQIGNSCWELYSREHGITPEGYLEEGLTKPRGGEAGFSTFFSETGNGKFVPRALYVDLEPNVIDEVRTGKYKNLFHPEQLINGKEDAANNYARGHYTVGRELLDDVNDRIRKMADQCDGLQGFLFTHSLGGGTGSGLGSLLLEQFSEDYGKKAKLEFAVYPSPKVNASVVEPYNTVLTTHTTLENADCTFMVDNEAIYDICTKNLGIVRPSFNNLNALIAQVVSSVTASLRFDGSLNVDLNEFQTNLVPYPRIHFPLVSYAPVIAKNRITHESNSVNEITSACFEPSNQMVKCNPKNGKYMANCLLYRGDVVNKDVQNAVATAKVKKGVQMVDWCPTGFKIGICYEKPTQSPDSQMANVDRAVCMLSNTTAIADAWKKIDEKFDLMYRKRAFVHWYVSEGMEEGEFAEAREDLAALEKDYMDLGADTFDDGY, via the exons ATGAGAGAAGTTATTTCAGTCAACG TCGGTCAAGCTGGTTGTCAAATTGGTAACAGTTGTTGGGAATTGTACTCGAGAGAACATGGTATAACGCCAGAAGGTTATCTAGAAGAAGGTTTAACCAAACCAAGAGGTGGTGAAGCTGGATTTTCCACCTTTTTCAGTGAAACCGGTAATGGCAAATTTGTTCCAAGAGCTCTATACGTTGATTTAGAACCAaatgttattgatgaagttaGAACTGGTAAATATAAAAATTTATTTCATCCTGAGCAACTGATCAATGGCAAAGAAGATGCCGCAAACAACTACGCAAGAGGTCATTATACTGTGGGCAGAGAACTGTTGGATGATGTCAACGACAGAATTAGAAAAATGGCAGATCAATGTGATGGTTTACAAGGTTTTTTATTTACTCATTCTTTAGGAGGTGGTACCGGTTCGGGTTTAGGTTCGTTACTGCTAGAGCAGTTTTCAGAAGATTATGGTAAAAAGGCGAAATTGGAATTTGCCGTTTATCCATCACCGAAAGTTAATGCTAGTGTTGTTGAGCCTTACAATACAGTCCTAACCACTCATACTACTCTAGAAAATGCAGATTGTACTTTTATGGTTGACAATGAGGCAATATATGATATTTGCACCAAGAACTTAGGCATTGTAAGACCAAGCTTCAATAACTTAAATGCCTTGATCGCACAAGTGGTGTCCTCTGTCACTGCTTCACTAAGATTTGATGGTTCATTAAATGTGGACCTTAACGAGTTCCAAACTAATTTAGTTCCATATCCAAGGATCCATTTCCCATTAGTTTCCTATGCTCCTGTGATTGCAAAGAATAGAATTACCCATGAATCTAATTCAGTCAATGAGATAACGAGCGCTTGTTTTGAGCCAAGTAATCAAATGGTTAAATGCAATCCAAAGAATGGTAAATATATGGCGAATTGTCTGTTGTATAGAGGTGATGTTGTTAACAAAGATGTTCAAAACGCAGTTGCAACTGCAAAGGTGAAAAAAGGTGTTCAAATGGTTGATTGGTGTCCAACTGGTTTTAAGATTGGTATCTGTTATGAAAAGCCTACACAATCGCCGGACTCTCAGATGGCAAATGTTGATAGGGCCGTATGTATGCTTTCAAACACAACCGCTATTGCAGATGCTTGGAAGAAGATTGACGAAAAATTCGATTTGATGTATAGAAAGAGAGCCTTTGTGCATTGGTATGTCAGTGAGGGTATGGAAGAGGGAGAATTTGCCGAAGCAAGAGAAGATTTGGCTGCATTAGAGAAGGATTACATGGATCTTGGTGCAGATACTTTTGATGATGGTTACTAA
- a CDS encoding uncharacterized protein (PKUD0B11720) has product MQLRTHTWLSLTAVPYICNSLPINTPSPRSLTFDTRLRNSAHLVQQLEKRDTILNVDTSIHQVLLTIPMSIANQDVELVVDTGSRTTWLYNGINNINHMLCESNSCLKSENGLTIHHDEDYSIQYAGHFGASGKWATGELSVGNSDKANFKFGLADQLDGFVSYSWSGFGYNSYNKDLNSIHILDALKSANAIDNRVFELRYDNSYDWGKEIMGTGSLTIGDYDHSKSYNFFPLDNENSPYYRIQAQSVHNNEGDRMNLRSTKLVGFDSGSTSSYLKSIYKDVILSQVTFDENLPGFFSCSKYKDFKITLQITDNFSLTVALTDLSWNKYQEDYDLCQLMIETLDDGDTSEIIFGQYYLKNFNSVFDIDNAQFGISTD; this is encoded by the coding sequence atgcaacTGAGGACACACACTTGGTTATCTCTGACAGCAGTTCCTTATATCTGTAACTCGCTGCCAATCAATACACCCAGTCCTAGGTCTTTGACATTTGATACAAGATTGCGAAATAGTGCTCATTTGGTTCAGCAACTTGAAAAGAGAGACACCATACTAAACGTTGATACATCTATTCACCAAGTTTTATTGACTATTCCTATGAGTATTGCCAATCAAGATGTAGAATTGGTCGTGGATACAGGTTCTCGTACAACATGGTTATATAATGGAATTAACAATATAAACCACATGTTGTGTGAGTCTAACTCTTGTCTTAAATCTGAAAATGGTCTAACCATTCACCATGATGAAGATTACAGCATCCAATATGCAGGTCATTTTGGTGCTAGCGGAAAATGGGCTACTGGTGAACTTTCAGTTGGTAATTCTGATAAAGCAAATTTTAAGTTTGGTTTGGCCGATCAACTTGACGGATTTGTTTCTTATTCCTGGTCAGGATTCGGATATAATTCTTATAACAAAGACTTAAATTCGATACACATACTTGACGCCCTAAAGAGTGCCAACGCAATCGACAACCGAGTCTTTGAACTTCGTTATGATAATTCTTATGATTGGGGTAAAGAAATTATGGGTACCGGTTCTTTAACCATTGGTGATTATGATCACAGTAAAAGCTACAACTTTTTCCCTCTTGATAATGAGAATTCTCCTTACTATAGAATTCAAGCTCAATCTGTTCACAATAATGAAGGCGATAGAATGAATCTGAGAAGCACTAAGCTGGTTGGTTTTGACTCTGGCTCAACATCATcttatttgaaaagtatTTATAAGGATGTTATTTTATCTCAAGTCACCTTTGACGAAAATTTGCCAGGTTTTTTCTCATGTTCTAAGTATAAAGATTTTAAAATTACACTGCAGATTACAGACAATTTCTCTCTCACTGTTGCACTCACCGATCTCTCTTGGAATAAGTACCAAGAAGACTATGATCTGTGTCAGTTGATGATTGAAACCCTGGATGATGGCGATACCTCGGAAATAATCTTTGGCCAGTAttacttgaaaaactttaacTCTGTTTTCGATATTGACAATGCACAATTCGGTATCTCCACTGATTAA
- a CDS encoding uncharacterized protein (PKUD0B11710; similar to Saccharomyces cerevisiae YOR143C (THI80); ancestral locus Anc_5.479), which translates to MSSEKVIENEDKISIKRYFATNKIGDSDISLRFNPLSYFDSTMKRTSKTALLILNQTININIELFSKLWELTDLKVCADGGLNRLRNFDESFVPDYVIGDLDSAKQSNIDYYKSRGTQVILQDSQYCTDFQKSTCLINIHCNHAHILDEVAEFDTIDGLVKKEEELGSLNNDSSSHNQDIQILLLGGVGGRFDQTMATINQIWRYSVTRPQLQFVMINPEHLEFIILLKEGCNLIDYPKLDKDQELVFFGHETEKSRPGLRNVGLLPIMEPAVISTHGLKWDVLHWETDVKSKMSSSNLQVGNEGFIIETNKPLFLTLEL; encoded by the coding sequence ATGAGTAGTGAAAAAGTTATTGAGAATGAAgataaaatatcaataaagaGGTATTTTGCGACCAACAAAATAGGTGATTCAGATATATCTCTGCGATTCAATCCATTATCTTATTTTGATAGCACAATGAAACGGACATCGAAAACGGCATTACTAATTCTCAACCAGACCATAAATATCAACATTGAGCTATTCTCAAAATTATGGGAACTAACTGATTTGAAGGTATGCGCAGATGGTGGCCTGAACAGACTTCGtaattttgatgaatcaTTTGTACCAGATTATGTTATAGGGGATTTAGATAGCGCCAAACAAAGTAATATTGACTACTACAAATCGAGAGGCACTCAAGTTATCTTGCAGGATTCTCAATACTGTACCGACTTTCAAAAGTCTACATGCTTGATTAACATTCATTGCAATCATGCTCATATTTTGGATGAAGTAGCCGAATTTGATACCATTGACGGTTTAGTCaagaaagaggaagaatTGGGAAGTTTGAATAATGATAGTAGTAGTCATAATCAAGATATACAGATTTTATTACTGGGTGGTGTTGGTGGAAGGTTTGATCAAACAATGGCTACAATCAATCAAATATGGAGGTATTCGGTAACCAGACCACAATTACAATTTGTTATGATTAATCCGGAACACCTAGAGTTTATAATACTACTGAAAGAAGGCTGCAATTTAATCGATTACCCGAAATTGGACAAAGATCAAGAGCTTGTGTTTTTTGGTCatgaaactgaaaagtCTAGACCTGGTCTGAGAAATGTTGGTTTATTGCCGATTATGGAGCCTGCAGTAATCAGTACACATGGTCTCAAATGGGATGTCCTACACTGGGAAACTGATgttaaatcaaaaatgtcTTCCTCAAACTTGCAAGTGGGAAATGAAGGTTTTATTatagaaacaaataaaCCATTGTTTTTGACTTTGGAACtataa
- a CDS encoding uncharacterized protein (PKUD0B11700; Pfam Domains: Zn_clus(1.8e-10)|Fungal_trans(6.1e-06)), producing the protein MSDSSDYKIKKTRNRVPKSCENCRKKKLKCDRENPCSNCVKSRSAVSCKYATIQSTLPKVNLSNEIIRLKLQVNKLERILKINNIDLSLYENVFPSLSKEDSDESVQEEMISLTEKFDTMLIKENKIMHSGTTSYLAFINSDKYISPLFEISAKKYKKLYEDFQKKQRTKASEYKQEILSGNYLSLLSTSTDEICELHTKSDPASSMQIKLIFEIIEDINKMLPPLDVVNSLIDRFFLYVYPFLPFINEEIFREEISYVIIPFDDGSCKLGITHLQNASIISLLLIVLRFAFLTENNKEDSDNNKNTLDLLVDFKYVIGSCYVSAAKNLLMSLPSDDNIFRTITLRNIQVLLYLRLYQLYSPEMHEDNRENIFSLAMLIQMCRSFGANRDPSKFPSVFTDSRGNNIWRRIFYKLIALDVDNSYEHGCPLIISDNEFDVRLPSLTDHELSVLRNYAKVKTGSKSPDEIKHLVIEHAINKEVALEYEVSKLTREGLNAFQNFNKPTTKGKMIEIVRKMQNFVDNRIPSFWEMLQDNMELQNLEETFKVPKIRKFEIRFMLQTYLNGFHYLLFLNENKNNGNDSDYNTVNSGSANSDDGYSNSNDNVNETYYSNGPDELSARAAETSLTILKINHDYCHYMTHLDDAENKTKQHQAIKSFSANCDVFLLNRIQTSFIRPFLFLSSSFLKFIGDGHCRISSVIGKFSNTIDATVILKWLNVNIEFETSPGESEFSLLLFQYIKNIFFYNHMLRNDYYASWKISVYIKIFINYFNEYHKEKCQNYLQPQFVSALHKTSPEYSPIKSGDSSNNFAENEGYYSNSANTDELTSNMSEGSKDKDFAFMNEFMDTAVPEEQDINFENASANLDSLIFDNFDKMVDDIMNDSINRNSLIMNDSMFGHKDLRGVSYGKQEINTNSSAGFGHHIKREEDKGKEQFLQAVHSDHGVRHTHQEGSKLFTPQTNLFPRLSSNEAKDTLDPNSGSTFNEMMSQFLSNSSV; encoded by the coding sequence ATGAGTGATTCGTCTGATtataaaatcaagaagACCAGAAACAGGGTTCCAAAATCTTGCGAAAATTgtaggaaaaaaaaactgaaatgTGATAGAGAAAATCCATGTTCGAATTGTGTGAAAAGTCGATCAGCAGTGTCTTGCAAATATGCCACTATCCAATCCACTTTACCAAAAGTGAACCTCAGCAATGAAATTATAAGACTTAAATTGCAAGTGAATAAGCTAGAGAGgattctgaaaataaataatatTGACCTCTCTCTATATGAGAATGTGTTTCCAAGTTTAAGCAAGGAAGATTCCGATGAAAGTGTTCAGGAGGAAATGATTTCACTAACTGAAAAGTTTGACACAATgttaataaaagaaaacaaaattatgCATTCAGGAACTACATCATATTTAGCCTTTATAAACAGTGACAAGTATATCTCTCcattgtttgaaatttcagcaaaaaaatataagaAGCTATATGAGGACTTTcaaaagaagcaaagaaCAAAAGCGTCTGAGtacaaacaagaaatcCTAAGTGGAAACTACCTTTCTCTGTTGTCTACCTCCACGGATGAAATATGTGAACTACATACGAAATCAGATCCTGCGAGTTCAATGcaaataaaattgatttttgaaattattgaagatataaataaaatgCTTCCTCCACTTGATGTTGTGAATTCATTAATTGATCGTTTCTTCTTATATGTCTATCCGTTCTTACCTTTTATTAACGAAGAGATATTTAGAGAAGAAATTAGTTATGTCATTATTCCCTTTGACGACGGAAGTTGCAAGCTCGGAATAACACATTTACAAAATGCATCAATTATTAGCTTACTGTTAATAGTATTAAGATTTGCTTTTTTGACCGAAAATAATAAGGAAGACTCGGATAATAATAAGAACACTTTGGATCTGTTGGTTGATTTTAAGTACGTAATTGGTTCCTGTTATGTATCAGCAGCCAAAAACTTGTTAATGTCACTACCCAGTGACGATAACATTTTCAGGACAATCACACTTAGAAATATTCAGGTGTTATTGTACTTAAGATTATATCAGTTATACTCACCAGAGATGCATGAGGATAACAGGgagaatattttttccttagCCATGTTAATACAAATGTGTAGGTCTTTTGGTGCAAATAGAGACCCGTCAAAGTTTCCTTCCGTTTTTACTGACTCAAGAGGTAACAATATTTGGAGGAGGATTTTTTACAAATTAATCGCATtggatgttgataattCATATGAACATGGATGCCCTCTTATTATATCCGATAATGAGTTCGATGTGAGGTTGCCATCTCTTACTGATCATGAATTAAGTGTATTGCGAAATTATGCAAAAGTGAAAACCGGATCCAAATCACCggatgaaatcaaacatttAGTTATAGAACATGCAATCAACAAAGAGGTTGCTCTGGAGTATGAGGTTTCAAAACTCACGAGGGAAGGTTTAAATGCCTTTCAGAATTTTAACAAACCAACTACCAAAGGCAAGATGATCGAAATTGTTAGGAAAATGCAGAATTTTGTGGATAATAGAATTCCAAGTTTCTGGGAAATGTTGCAGGACAATATGGAATTACAAAATTTGGAGGAAACTTTCAAAGTTCCTAAAATTAGAAAGTTTGAAATAAGATTTATGCTACAGACGTACCTTAATGGATTTCATtatcttctctttttaaatgaaaataaaaacaatgGTAACGATTCTGATTATAATACGGTAAACTCCGGCAGTGCCAACAGTGATGATGGATATTCCAACTCCAATGATAATGTAAACGAAACTTATTATTCAAACGGACCTGATGAACTTAGCGCTCGTGCAGCGGAAACTTCGTTGACCATCTTAAAGATCAACCATGATTACTGTCATTACATGACCCATCTTGATGACGCTGagaataaaacaaaacaacatcaagcaatcaaatcattttCTGCAAACTGTGATGTTTTCCTCCTCAATCGAATACAGACATCATTTATTAGaccatttcttttcttatcATCCAGTTTCTTGAAGTTCATTGGAGACGGGCATTGCAGAATTAGTTCAGTTATTGGCAAATTTTCTAACACCATCGATGCTACAGTCATTTTAAAGTGGCTTAATGTgaatattgaatttgaaacttCTCCAGGAGAATCAGAATTTTCACTGTTGCTTTTCCAGtatatcaaaaatatattcTTTTACAATCATATGTTGAGAAATGATTACTATGCATCTTGGAAAATTTCAGTCTATATCAAGATTTTCATAAACTATTTTAATGAGTAtcacaaagaaaaatgccAAAATTACTTGCAACCTCAATTTGTTTCAGCTCTTCACAAAACTTCGCCGGAATATAGCCCGATAAAATCCGGAGATTCCAGCAATAACTttgctgaaaatgaaggaTATTATTCAAATTCTGCCAATACAGACGAATTAACATCGAATATGTCAGAAGGATCCAAAGACAAGGATTTTGCGTTTATGAATGAATTTATGGATACTGCTGTACCTGAAGAACAAGATATAAATTTTGAGAATGCAAGTGCCAACTTAGATTCTCTaatatttgataattttgaCAAGATGGTAGACGACATTATGAATGATTCCATAAATAGAAATAGTTTAATAATGAATGACTCTATGTTTGGCCATAAAGATTTGCGAGGGGTTTCATATGGTAAGCAAGAAATCAACACTAATTCCTCGGCAGGTTTCGGTCATCATATAAAACGAGAGGAAGATAAAGGCAAAGAGCAATTCCTTCAAGCTGTACACTCTGATCATGGCGTGAGACATACTCATCAGGAAGGCTCTAAACTTTTTACTCCACAGACTAACTTATTTCCAAGATTATCAAGCAACGAAGCTAAAGATACGCTAGATCCAAATTCTGGCTCTACATTCAACGAAATGATGTCTCAATTCCTCAGTAATTCATCTGTGTAA
- a CDS encoding uncharacterized protein (PKUD0B11730; similar to Saccharomyces cerevisiae YOR039W (CKB2); ancestral locus Anc_5.635): MAQQEYISDSGSEYTEYWIDWFLGTRGNEYFCDVDVEYITDRFNLTGLNQYVDRISLLIDIITDHQQINEDQPAEVKRNIEESAKLLYALIHARFIITMRGLNKMLEKYRNGDFGFCPRVYCKLTPLLPIGLSDTPRVESVKLYCPNCEDIYNPKSSRHASIDGAFFGTSFPAMFLQTYPELVPSHNTEIFTPKIFGFQIHENAQLTRWRTLQKQKLIENLDKKEIKHDEETPGGFAKPVPEYERVKTNKRSRNKK, from the coding sequence ATGGCACAGCAGGAGTACATATCTGATTCTGGGTCAGAGTACACAGAATACTGGATTGATTGGTTTTTAGGCACCAGAGGTAACGAATATTTTTGTGATGTCGATGTCGAATACATCACAGATCGTTTTAATTTGACAGGATTAAATCAGTATGTCGATAGAATTTCCCTGTTGATTGACATAATAACTGACCATCAGCAGATTAATGAAGATCAACCTGCTGaagtaaaaagaaatatCGAAGAGAGTGCAAAACTTTTATATGCATTGATCCATGCTAGATTTATTATTACAATGAGAGGTTTGAACAAAATGCTTGAGAAATATAGGAACGgagattttggattttgtcCAAGAGTCTATTGTAAGTTGACGCCATTGCTCCCAATAGGGTTATCAGATACACCAAGAGTTGAAAGTGTCAAGTTGTATTGCCCAAATTGTGAGGATATCTATAACCCCAAGTCATCGAGACATGCATCTATTGATGGGGCTTTCTTTGGTACGTCATTTCCAGCTATGTTTCTACAAACTTATCCAGAATTAGTACCTTCACATAATACAGAAATTTTCACTCCTAAAATATTTGGATTTCAAATCCATGAAAATGCACAATTAACGAGATGGAGAACTttacaaaaacaaaaattgattgagAACTTggataaaaaagaaataaagcatgatgaagaaacacCAGGAGGCTTTGCTAAACCGGTTCCCGAATATGAACGTGTTAAGACAAACAAACGAAGcagaaataaaaaataa
- a CDS encoding uncharacterized protein (PKUD0B11680; similar to Saccharomyces cerevisiae YML118W (NGL3) and YMR285C (NGL2); ancestral locus Anc_8.850), with translation MPTASDEFSIIKPDNVQIAEKICNDLNAGVAKLALDKPTTNSEDPEKPKKKGNTKKVPKDQITPEYIEMKRAEREEKKRLKREALIAQGIDPDAPERPKYIKRELLEVPHVSSLDDTKGAFNFKIMTYNLLAQALIRRTLFPDNGSILKWQIRSKVLLREIKDYDCDVLCVQEIDFVQYKTFWRPELEKLGYHTKFNRGTDKNHGISIFYKRHLFNVIDTCLVNFDTEKSGNIPPRTVTKNAGLIVALSIRSDPSKVINVGTAHLFWHPFGTYERTRQTFVVLAKSKEFERRVQILHPEVTKVWNFFAGDFNSQPYDSPYLSITSKPITYDNRCKKVISCSTSFKFSSRREGKNGEEEEGGNIEKHGKDQPTDPVPEDFVATTEQEALVKQIEALHNQLPLRAISLYSVAYKLVDPENSGIDNDRNEPFFSNWAYKWRGLLDYIFFIKEWDIDTDKRHIDDLESFEVENDIRINRLLKMPHPDEMDKGQPRENEYPSDHLCMIADITLL, from the coding sequence ATGCCTACTGCATCCGATGAGTTTTCCATCATAAAACCAGATAATGTTCAAATTGCTGAAAAAATATGCAATGATCTTAACGCCGGCGTTGCAAAATTAGCATTGGATAAACCAACAACTAACTCAGAGGACCCTGAAAAGCCTAAGAAAAAGGGAAACACTAAAAAGGTCCCAAAAGATCAAATCACACCAGAGTATATAGAGATGAAAAGAGCAGAAAGGGAAGAGAAAAAGCGATTAAAAAGAGAGGCTTTGATTGCACAGGGAATCGATCCAGACGCACCTGAAAGGCCAAAATATATCAAAAGAGAGTTGCTTGAAGTACCACACGTAAGTTCCCTTGATGACACTAAGGGGgctttcaatttcaaaatcatgaCTTACAATTTGTTGGCCCAGGCTTTGATTAGGAGAACGCTCTTCCCAGACAATGGATCGATCTTGAAATGGCAAATTCGCTCTAAGGTGTTACTAAGGGAAATAAAAGACTATGACTGTGATGTCTTATGCGTTCAAGAGATTGATTTTGTCCAGTATAAAACTTTTTGGCGGCCAGAATTAGAGAAATTGGGATATCATACGAAATTCAACAGGGGAACCGACAAAAATCATGGTATCTCAATATTTTATAAGAGACATCTCTTTAACGTTATTGATACATGCCTGGTAAATTTCGATACTGAAAAATCTGGAAACATTCCTCCAAGAACAGTTACGAAAAATGCAGGATTAATTGTGGCATTATCAATAAGAAGTGACCCCAGTAAAGTTATAAATGTTGGTACGGCACATCTGTTTTGGCACCCATTTGGTACATATGAGAGGACGAGACAAACGTTTGTTGTGCTGGCCAAATctaaagaatttgaaagacGTGTACAAATACTACATCCCGAAGTTACAAAAGTTTGGAACTTTTTTGCTGGCGATTTTAATTCACAACCTTATGACTCGCCATACTTGTCAATAACCAGTAAGCCAATAACATATGATAACAGGTGTAAGAAAGTGATTTCTTGTTCTACTTCGTTTAAGTTTTCTTCCCGTAGAGAAGGTAAAAATGGcgaagaggaagaaggtggtaatattgaaaaacaCGGAAAAGATCAGCCGACGGATCCTGTACCGGAGGACTTCGTTGCTACAACAGAGCAAGAAGCATTGGTTAAACAAATTGAAGCTTTACATAACCAATTACCCCTCCGTGCAATTTCACTGTACTCTGTTGCCTATAAGTTGGTTGATCCTGAAAATTCAGGCATCGATAATGACAGAAATGAACCATTCTTTTCCAACTGGGCATACAAATGGCGAGGACTATTGGactatattttttttatcaaagaatgGGATATAGATACTGACAAGAGACacattgatgatttggaaagTTTTGAGGTCGAAAACGATATTAGGATCAACAGACTTTTGAAGATGCCACATCCAGATGAAATGGATAAAGGCCAGCCTCGTGAGAATGAGTACCCTAGTGATCACCTCTGTATGATTGCTGACATCACTCTTCTATAG